In Tenebrio molitor chromosome 6, icTenMoli1.1, whole genome shotgun sequence, one genomic interval encodes:
- the LOC138132725 gene encoding uncharacterized protein isoform X2: MDPVGPWSAYASYNRLAGVQGDHHLPTTGAPPTTTAQLLPGGFLSPTPVGYETVFSPLFHHAGTKPAAHYVTQHRALASKQPDGDYHQQAFFEQGAGWQQNSPFGILPHESVVPTTTAKTAAYENFNAHFAAAQSLNHLNSQLAAAKTAATRAQSPAAPSKPSQAAAGTFFQATFADSATTKSFTSSNASNIQSCIVSSPSNSVATKEYRVPQAPRAYLTSPNPQRPIKQATPQIQTKAQTKIYPDLANQTERPRNNEEPQSQSSPISFSIMDAPGRLNYSGKRTPQFQNSNYRHYQQNATPEQDFQRPKSGSDYNSNGPDCNVVVPRRPSPLQAHSQASPLGHAPSPAYPMYNSPMNSISSPQQSSNQVTPPSPLDVSVPRPTAQTGNVAYPSVITRALNTEKTFPERYDRQQNNQNCWEDRQQAPRKFTGAAQTNNNYNAVAEQRVGQQAYFDSNSGHQVTLQDLSSCRGDPMSIVKNLQQQQQQSCQVPQIEVKQEVKPPVKRRKSSDKPPPPPPSEVPRIPPPAHSSAAQNQQQNGAYFDFDRWNLPPPTSKIFTTQTIHQQHQGLMVPHPHGHHPPPPLPYFAPFHLPPHSAEFPVTVELAPINTYPDQNAQPSPSQFQQQEDQPKVVVPNIEEELNFLSQGTTRAPTSKPVNSMTKTSDKPTGPGSGFMSSYLKFLQGERDSSPPPVARGNRKQQTSWAKSKPQANEEKPADTNGMTQQPPPPPITVTRLSQGDPQDDPRYFPLPKERKRNSFDSDSDGISSDDDFFGGSKKFNCQSKDDRKDKARKGRSTKSGGDRKRPKKQSHKDRSKEGREENEVIPRRESTKRAAKEKTNLQHLIKADDDIEEPPEFQDSDSDPAWTPQAKEDGEEIIPISKKSRKSGSKKKRNLITAAAQGAGIQEIDGYVSDGNNKKNKGSKNKNAPPTLEDNIAASLSNNTLIANDENPFKPGDFVVIRSELSQDWPAIWRVDGKTLLQKYEPFEQNGSTLYRNISTYTSWTPESKKQYISIPVRYKCQSQVETIVEFLRNEMTVIDHDYQQKCMKDCEGYQDNFEVYIQTLISQALDSNFLTEIFQEKDDYFLSNVKTIDDITDSKKKKLLALLRWPPAVQAAVCTWPCFNVIREVNPSDVQSKTCAACGRLEVAVRVLMYGQPYNSTTLEGCQPDPKAMNEKNFLMCRLCAARVELSNKVTHQKYLMYIECAKRVGEKRTSDPNKDTTCILNELLADESWLNQLFLEVRTSWAEIDCIEYSLKMKNNSVYVQ, encoded by the exons ATGGATCCCGTGGGGCCATGGTCGGCTTACGCCTCTTATAACCGTCTGGCGGGGGTGCAGGGCGACCACCACCTGCCGACGACGGGTGCGCCGCCGACCACCACCGCGCAACTCCTGCCTGGCGGCTTCCTGTCCCCCACGCCGGTGGGCTACGAGACCGTCTTCAGCCCGCTGTTCCACCACGCCGGCACCAAACCCGCCGCCCACTATGTCACCCAGCACCGGGCGCTGGCCTCCAAGCAGCCCGACGGCGACTACCACCAGCAGGCCTTCTTCGAGCAAGGGGCCGGCTGGCAGCAGAACAGCCCGTTCGGGATTCTGCCGCACGAAAGCGTGGTGCCGACCACTACGGCGAAGACGGCGGCCTACGAGAACTTCAACGCCCACTTCGCCGCCGCCCAGAGCCTCAACCACTTGAACTCGCAACTGGCGGCGGCCAAAACGGCGGCGACGCGCGCCCAGAGCCCCGCCGCCCCATCCAAACCCTCGCAGGCGGCGGCGGGCACCTTCTTCCAGGCGACCTTCGCCGACAGCGCCACCACCAAGTCCTTCACCTCGTccaacgcttccaacatccagTCCTGCATCGTCTCCTCCCCGTCGAATTCCGTCGCCACAAAGGAGTACCGAGTGCCGCAAGCCCCCAGAGCCTATCTCACCTCCCCCAACCCGCAGAGGCCCATCAAACAAGCCACCCCCCAGATACAGACCAAGGCCCAGACCAAGATCTATCCGGACCTGGCCAATCAGACGGAGAGGCCGCGTAACAACGAAGAGCCCCAAAGTCAGTCCTCCCCCATCAGTTTTTCGATAATGGACGCCCCCGGGAGGCTCAACTACTCAGGAAAGAGGACCCCGCAGTTCCAGAATTCGAACTATCGGCACTACCAGCAGAACGCCACGCCGGAACAGGATTTCCAAAGGCCTAAAAGCGGATCCGACTACAATTCCAACGGTCCCGATTGCAACGTTGTCGTGCCGCGGAGGCCGAGTCCTCTTCAGGCGCACTCTCAAGCCTCGCCTCTGGGACATGCCCCCAGTCCCGCCTACCCCATGTACAATAGCCCCATGAACTCTATTTCCTCGCCCCAACAGAGTAGCAACCAAGTGACGCCACCCTCCCCTTTGGACGTTTCGGTTCCCAGACCCACCGCCCAGACAGGCAACGTGGCCTATCCGTCGGTCATAACTCGGGCTCTAAATACGGAAAAGACGTTTCCAGAGAGGTACGACagacaacaaaacaatcaaaacTGCTGGGAGGACCGACAACAAGCCCCTCGCAAATTCACCGGCGCCGCTCAGACAAACAACAATTACAACGCTGTGGCGGAACAACGGGTGGGACAGCAAGCGTATTTCGATTCGAACAGTGGCCACCAGGTGACGCTGCAAGACTTGTCGAGCTGCCGAGGCGATCCCATGAGTATCGTGAAGAATCTGCAACAGCAGCAGCAGCAGAGCTGTCAAGTGCCCCAGATCGAGGTGAAACAAGAGGTGAAGCCGCCGGTGAAGCGGCGGAAGAGCAGCGACaaaccgccgccgccgccaccgaGCGAGGTACCGAGGATACCGCCACCGGCGCACAGCTCGGCGGCGCAGAACCAGCAACAGAACGGCGCCTATTTCGATTTTGACAG GTGGAATTTGCCCCCGCCTACGTCGAAGATTTTCACAACGCAAACGATCCACCAGCAGCATCAAGGCTTGATGGTGCCGCACCCGCACGGTCACCACCCGCCGCCCCCGTTGCCATATTTCGCCCCCTTCCATCTGCCACCCCACTCGGCCGAATTCCCCGTGACTGTCGAGCTGGCCCCCATCAACACGTACCCCGATCAAAACGCGCAACCGTCACCGTCCCAATTCCAGCAACAAGAGGACCAGCCTAAAGTGGTCGTTCCCAACATCGAGGAAGAACTGAATTTCTTGTCGCAAGGCACAACGAGAGCCCCGACCAGCAAACCGGTGAACTCCATGACGAAGACGTCAGACAAGCCGACAGGTCCCGGCTCCGGCTTCATGAGCAGCTACTTGAAGTTTCTGCAAGGGGAGAGGGACAGTTCGCCGCCTCCCGTGGCTCGAGGCAACAGGAAGCAGCAGACCTCGTGGGCCAAATCGAAGCCCCAAGCGAACGAAGAGAAACCCGCCGACACGAACGGGATGACGCAACAGCCACCGCCGCCCCCGATCACGGTGACGCGCTTGTCGCAAGGGGACCCCCAAGACGATCCCAGGTACTTCCCCTTGCCGAAAGAACGGAAACGGAACAGTTTCGACAGTGACAGTGATGGAATCAGTTCCGACGACGATTTCTTCGGGGGCAGCAAAAAGTTCAACTGCCAGAGTAAGGACGACAGGAAGGACAAGGCGAGGAAAGGGAGGTCGACGAAGAGCGGAGGCGACAGGAAGAGGCCGAAGAAGCAGTCGCATAAAGACAGAAGCAAAGAGGGGAGAGAGGAGAACGAAGTTATTCCGAGGAGGGAGTCGACGAAGAGGGCGGCCAAGGAAAAGACCAACCTTCAGCATCTGATCAAAGCGGACGACGACATCGAAGAACCGCCCGAGTTTCAGGACTCGGACTCGGATCCGGCCTGGACGCCGCAAGCGAAAGAAGACGGAGAGGAGATCATCCCGATTTCGAAGAAATCGCGCAAAT CTGGTTCCAAGAAGAAACGAAATCTGATCACGGCGGCAGCGCAAGGAGCCGGCATCCAAGAGATCGACGGCTACGTCAGCGACGGCAACAACAAGAAAAACAAAG GGAGTAAAAACAAGAACGCGCCGCCGACGCTGGAGGACAACATCGCCGCCTCTCTGTCCAACAACACGTTGATCGCCAACGACGAGAATCCCTTCAAG cCGGGCGATTTTGTGGTGATCAGGTCTGAACTGAGTCAAGACTGGCCCGCCATCTGGAGGGTGGACGGGAAAACTCTTCTTCAAAAGTACGAACCGTTCGAACAGAACGGTTCGACCCTGTACAGAAACATTTCAACG TATACGTCGTGGACGCCGGAAAGCAAAAAGCAATACATCTCGATACCGGTGAGGTACAAATGCCAGAGCCAAGTAGAGACGATAGTGGAGTTCTTACGTAACGAAATGACGGTCATCGACCACGACTACCAACAAAAGTGCATGAAAGACTGCGAAGGCTATCAGGACAACTTTGAGGTGTACATACAGACGCTGATATCGCAAGCTCTGGACAGTAATTTCCTCACGGAAATTTTCCAAGAGAAAG ATGATTACTTCCTGTCGAACGTAAAAACGATAGACGACATCACAGACAgcaagaaaaagaaattgctGGCGCTGTTGAGGTGGCCGCCGGCGGTCCAAGCGGCGGTCTGCACGTGGCCGTGTTTCAACGTGATCAGAGAAGTTAACCCGTCGGACGTCCAAAGTAAGACTTGCGCGGCTTGCGGGAGGCTCGAAGTCGCCGTCAGGGTGCTCATGTACGGACAACCTTACAACTCCACCACCCTGGAGGGGTGTCAGCCGGATCCCAAGGCCATGAACGAGAAA aACTTCTTGATGTGCAGATTGTGCGCGGCGCGCGTCGAACTGTCAAACAAAGTGACTCATCAGAAGTACTTGATGTATATTGAATGTGCGAAACGTGTCGGTGAAAAACGGACTAGTGATCCTAACAAGGATACAACCTGTATATTAAACGAACTGTTGGCGGACGAGAGTTGGTTGAATCAG TTGTTTCTGGAGGTACGTACTTCTTGGGCGGAGATCGACTGTATAGAGTACAGTCTGAAGatgaaaaataattcagtGTACGTGCAGtga
- the LOC138132725 gene encoding uncharacterized protein isoform X1 produces MDPVGPWSAYASYNRLAGVQGDHHLPTTGAPPTTTAQLLPGGFLSPTPVGYETVFSPLFHHAGTKPAAHYVTQHRALASKQPDGDYHQQAFFEQGAGWQQNSPFGILPHESVVPTTTAKTAAYENFNAHFAAAQSLNHLNSQLAAAKTAATRAQSPAAPSKPSQAAAGTFFQATFADSATTKSFTSSNASNIQSCIVSSPSNSVATKEYRVPQAPRAYLTSPNPQRPIKQATPQIQTKAQTKIYPDLANQTERPRNNEEPQSQSSPISFSIMDAPGRLNYSGKRTPQFQNSNYRHYQQNATPEQDFQRPKSGSDYNSNGPDCNVVVPRRPSPLQAHSQASPLGHAPSPAYPMYNSPMNSISSPQQSSNQVTPPSPLDVSVPRPTAQTGNVAYPSVITRALNTEKTFPERYDRQQNNQNCWEDRQQAPRKFTGAAQTNNNYNAVAEQRVGQQAYFDSNSGHQVTLQDLSSCRGDPMSIVKNLQQQQQQSCQVPQIEVKQEVKPPVKRRKSSDKPPPPPPSEVPRIPPPAHSSAAQNQQQNGAYFDFDRWNLPPPTSKIFTTQTIHQQHQGLMVPHPHGHHPPPPLPYFAPFHLPPHSAEFPVTVELAPINTYPDQNAQPSPSQFQQQEDQPKVVVPNIEEELNFLSQGTTRAPTSKPVNSMTKTSDKPTGPGSGFMSSYLKFLQGERDSSPPPVARGNRKQQTSWAKSKPQANEEKPADTNGMTQQPPPPPITVTRLSQGDPQDDPRYFPLPKERKRNSFDSDSDGISSDDDFFGGSKKFNCQSKDDRKDKARKGRSTKSGGDRKRPKKQSHKDRSKEGREENEVIPRRESTKRAAKEKTNLQHLIKADDDIEEPPEFQDSDSDPAWTPQAKEDGEEIIPISKKSRKSGSKKKRNLITAAAQGAGIQEIDGYVSDGNNKKNKGSKNKNAPPTLEDNIAASLSNNTLIANDENPFKVSRFRLMFFFWKFFCVHMQSKRLKGRQHKPGDFVVIRSELSQDWPAIWRVDGKTLLQKYEPFEQNGSTLYRNISTYTSWTPESKKQYISIPVRYKCQSQVETIVEFLRNEMTVIDHDYQQKCMKDCEGYQDNFEVYIQTLISQALDSNFLTEIFQEKDDYFLSNVKTIDDITDSKKKKLLALLRWPPAVQAAVCTWPCFNVIREVNPSDVQSKTCAACGRLEVAVRVLMYGQPYNSTTLEGCQPDPKAMNEKNFLMCRLCAARVELSNKVTHQKYLMYIECAKRVGEKRTSDPNKDTTCILNELLADESWLNQLFLEVRTSWAEIDCIEYSLKMKNNSVYVQ; encoded by the exons ATGGATCCCGTGGGGCCATGGTCGGCTTACGCCTCTTATAACCGTCTGGCGGGGGTGCAGGGCGACCACCACCTGCCGACGACGGGTGCGCCGCCGACCACCACCGCGCAACTCCTGCCTGGCGGCTTCCTGTCCCCCACGCCGGTGGGCTACGAGACCGTCTTCAGCCCGCTGTTCCACCACGCCGGCACCAAACCCGCCGCCCACTATGTCACCCAGCACCGGGCGCTGGCCTCCAAGCAGCCCGACGGCGACTACCACCAGCAGGCCTTCTTCGAGCAAGGGGCCGGCTGGCAGCAGAACAGCCCGTTCGGGATTCTGCCGCACGAAAGCGTGGTGCCGACCACTACGGCGAAGACGGCGGCCTACGAGAACTTCAACGCCCACTTCGCCGCCGCCCAGAGCCTCAACCACTTGAACTCGCAACTGGCGGCGGCCAAAACGGCGGCGACGCGCGCCCAGAGCCCCGCCGCCCCATCCAAACCCTCGCAGGCGGCGGCGGGCACCTTCTTCCAGGCGACCTTCGCCGACAGCGCCACCACCAAGTCCTTCACCTCGTccaacgcttccaacatccagTCCTGCATCGTCTCCTCCCCGTCGAATTCCGTCGCCACAAAGGAGTACCGAGTGCCGCAAGCCCCCAGAGCCTATCTCACCTCCCCCAACCCGCAGAGGCCCATCAAACAAGCCACCCCCCAGATACAGACCAAGGCCCAGACCAAGATCTATCCGGACCTGGCCAATCAGACGGAGAGGCCGCGTAACAACGAAGAGCCCCAAAGTCAGTCCTCCCCCATCAGTTTTTCGATAATGGACGCCCCCGGGAGGCTCAACTACTCAGGAAAGAGGACCCCGCAGTTCCAGAATTCGAACTATCGGCACTACCAGCAGAACGCCACGCCGGAACAGGATTTCCAAAGGCCTAAAAGCGGATCCGACTACAATTCCAACGGTCCCGATTGCAACGTTGTCGTGCCGCGGAGGCCGAGTCCTCTTCAGGCGCACTCTCAAGCCTCGCCTCTGGGACATGCCCCCAGTCCCGCCTACCCCATGTACAATAGCCCCATGAACTCTATTTCCTCGCCCCAACAGAGTAGCAACCAAGTGACGCCACCCTCCCCTTTGGACGTTTCGGTTCCCAGACCCACCGCCCAGACAGGCAACGTGGCCTATCCGTCGGTCATAACTCGGGCTCTAAATACGGAAAAGACGTTTCCAGAGAGGTACGACagacaacaaaacaatcaaaacTGCTGGGAGGACCGACAACAAGCCCCTCGCAAATTCACCGGCGCCGCTCAGACAAACAACAATTACAACGCTGTGGCGGAACAACGGGTGGGACAGCAAGCGTATTTCGATTCGAACAGTGGCCACCAGGTGACGCTGCAAGACTTGTCGAGCTGCCGAGGCGATCCCATGAGTATCGTGAAGAATCTGCAACAGCAGCAGCAGCAGAGCTGTCAAGTGCCCCAGATCGAGGTGAAACAAGAGGTGAAGCCGCCGGTGAAGCGGCGGAAGAGCAGCGACaaaccgccgccgccgccaccgaGCGAGGTACCGAGGATACCGCCACCGGCGCACAGCTCGGCGGCGCAGAACCAGCAACAGAACGGCGCCTATTTCGATTTTGACAG GTGGAATTTGCCCCCGCCTACGTCGAAGATTTTCACAACGCAAACGATCCACCAGCAGCATCAAGGCTTGATGGTGCCGCACCCGCACGGTCACCACCCGCCGCCCCCGTTGCCATATTTCGCCCCCTTCCATCTGCCACCCCACTCGGCCGAATTCCCCGTGACTGTCGAGCTGGCCCCCATCAACACGTACCCCGATCAAAACGCGCAACCGTCACCGTCCCAATTCCAGCAACAAGAGGACCAGCCTAAAGTGGTCGTTCCCAACATCGAGGAAGAACTGAATTTCTTGTCGCAAGGCACAACGAGAGCCCCGACCAGCAAACCGGTGAACTCCATGACGAAGACGTCAGACAAGCCGACAGGTCCCGGCTCCGGCTTCATGAGCAGCTACTTGAAGTTTCTGCAAGGGGAGAGGGACAGTTCGCCGCCTCCCGTGGCTCGAGGCAACAGGAAGCAGCAGACCTCGTGGGCCAAATCGAAGCCCCAAGCGAACGAAGAGAAACCCGCCGACACGAACGGGATGACGCAACAGCCACCGCCGCCCCCGATCACGGTGACGCGCTTGTCGCAAGGGGACCCCCAAGACGATCCCAGGTACTTCCCCTTGCCGAAAGAACGGAAACGGAACAGTTTCGACAGTGACAGTGATGGAATCAGTTCCGACGACGATTTCTTCGGGGGCAGCAAAAAGTTCAACTGCCAGAGTAAGGACGACAGGAAGGACAAGGCGAGGAAAGGGAGGTCGACGAAGAGCGGAGGCGACAGGAAGAGGCCGAAGAAGCAGTCGCATAAAGACAGAAGCAAAGAGGGGAGAGAGGAGAACGAAGTTATTCCGAGGAGGGAGTCGACGAAGAGGGCGGCCAAGGAAAAGACCAACCTTCAGCATCTGATCAAAGCGGACGACGACATCGAAGAACCGCCCGAGTTTCAGGACTCGGACTCGGATCCGGCCTGGACGCCGCAAGCGAAAGAAGACGGAGAGGAGATCATCCCGATTTCGAAGAAATCGCGCAAAT CTGGTTCCAAGAAGAAACGAAATCTGATCACGGCGGCAGCGCAAGGAGCCGGCATCCAAGAGATCGACGGCTACGTCAGCGACGGCAACAACAAGAAAAACAAAG GGAGTAAAAACAAGAACGCGCCGCCGACGCTGGAGGACAACATCGCCGCCTCTCTGTCCAACAACACGTTGATCGCCAACGACGAGAATCCCTTCAAGGTGAGTAGGTTTcgtttaatgttttttttttggaaatttttttgtgtgcaCATGCAGTCAAAAAGATTAAAGGGAAGACAACATAAG cCGGGCGATTTTGTGGTGATCAGGTCTGAACTGAGTCAAGACTGGCCCGCCATCTGGAGGGTGGACGGGAAAACTCTTCTTCAAAAGTACGAACCGTTCGAACAGAACGGTTCGACCCTGTACAGAAACATTTCAACG TATACGTCGTGGACGCCGGAAAGCAAAAAGCAATACATCTCGATACCGGTGAGGTACAAATGCCAGAGCCAAGTAGAGACGATAGTGGAGTTCTTACGTAACGAAATGACGGTCATCGACCACGACTACCAACAAAAGTGCATGAAAGACTGCGAAGGCTATCAGGACAACTTTGAGGTGTACATACAGACGCTGATATCGCAAGCTCTGGACAGTAATTTCCTCACGGAAATTTTCCAAGAGAAAG ATGATTACTTCCTGTCGAACGTAAAAACGATAGACGACATCACAGACAgcaagaaaaagaaattgctGGCGCTGTTGAGGTGGCCGCCGGCGGTCCAAGCGGCGGTCTGCACGTGGCCGTGTTTCAACGTGATCAGAGAAGTTAACCCGTCGGACGTCCAAAGTAAGACTTGCGCGGCTTGCGGGAGGCTCGAAGTCGCCGTCAGGGTGCTCATGTACGGACAACCTTACAACTCCACCACCCTGGAGGGGTGTCAGCCGGATCCCAAGGCCATGAACGAGAAA aACTTCTTGATGTGCAGATTGTGCGCGGCGCGCGTCGAACTGTCAAACAAAGTGACTCATCAGAAGTACTTGATGTATATTGAATGTGCGAAACGTGTCGGTGAAAAACGGACTAGTGATCCTAACAAGGATACAACCTGTATATTAAACGAACTGTTGGCGGACGAGAGTTGGTTGAATCAG TTGTTTCTGGAGGTACGTACTTCTTGGGCGGAGATCGACTGTATAGAGTACAGTCTGAAGatgaaaaataattcagtGTACGTGCAGtga